A window of the Eubalaena glacialis isolate mEubGla1 chromosome 9, mEubGla1.1.hap2.+ XY, whole genome shotgun sequence genome harbors these coding sequences:
- the LOC133097286 gene encoding LOW QUALITY PROTEIN: small ribosomal subunit protein eS25-like (The sequence of the model RefSeq protein was modified relative to this genomic sequence to represent the inferred CDS: inserted 2 bases in 1 codon; substituted 1 base at 1 genomic stop codon): MNFSTWDTLPRQECHVGQVLLEARRSGSSCSPGFAVLPKDDKKKKDTGKSAKKDKDPVNKSGGKAKKKKWSKGKVRDKLNNLVLYDKATXDKLXKEVPNYKLITPAVVPEILKICGSLARAALQELLSKGLTKLVSKHRAQVIYTRNTKGGDAPAADEDT; encoded by the exons ATGAATTTTAG TACCTGGGATACTCTTCCTAGGCAAGAGTGCCATGTAGGTCAGGTATTGTTGGAAG CGAGGCGCAGTGGTAGCAGCTGCTCTCCCGGCTTCGCTGTGTTGCCCAAGGACGACAAGAAGAAGAAGGATACTGGAAAGTCAGCCAAGAAAGACAAAGACCCAGTGAACAAATCTGGGGGCAAGGccaaaaagaagaagtggtccaaaGGCAAAGTTCGGGACAAGCTCAATAACCTAGTCTTGTATGACAAAGCAACATAAGACAAACT TAAAGAAGTACCCAACTATAAGCTTATAACTCCAGCTGTCGTCCCTGAGATACTGAAGATTTGTGGTTCCCTGGCCAGGGCAGCCCTTCAGGAGCTCCTTAGTAAAGGACTTACTAAACTGGTTTCAAAGCACAGAGCTCAAGTAATTTACACCAGAAATACC